One window from the genome of Anguilla rostrata isolate EN2019 chromosome 5, ASM1855537v3, whole genome shotgun sequence encodes:
- the kdm2aa gene encoding lysine (K)-specific demethylase 2Aa isoform X1 produces MEDARPRYSKRLGVESNLDGVLMDCTMDQGGRVPIITRNVQRSGTRRRYQDDGISDDEIEGKRTFDLEEKLTSSRFSSDRVKRMEGKDFTFEYIQRGGLRDPIIFEKPDGLGIKMPDPDFSVNDVKVFVGSRRVIDVMDVTTQKGIEMSMAQWRRYYETPPAQREKLYNVISLEFSHTKLENLVKRPASVDIIDWVDNMWPRHLKERQRDSTNAIIDMQYPKVQKYCLMSVQGCYTDFHVDFGGTSVWYHILRGGKVFWLIPPTPQNLELYENWVLSGKQGDIFLGDKATDCQRIELKQGYTFMIPSGWIHAVYTPVDTLVFGGNFLHSFNIPMQLHISNIEDRTRVPAKFRYPFYYEMCWYVLERYLYSLTNTSHLTPEFQKYSLGIGLKREPSSCPSKKLNGHIKDEDDEDDGDEDEEEEEEDEEEEEVEEAASPPAKPGVKVHLTPFELEGLWNLLGKLESLPSHKKCVPAGIHNAPALLHDIRTMLQEHANDNPKLSYTGIPIIKWPKRPSWYQPPPPPPPVGRPRLSNTVVVPRPVKPPSSMSVLRRRRVRCKRCEACLRTECGDCNFCRDMKKFGGPGKLKQTCVLRQCLAPGLPLSAACEVCGEGNPEPGEATAFSHTLMECSNCAQIAHPGCLKVPGEGVVNKDLPSCWECPKCVLGKESESESSGSDDDSVASASSLSPPAPPSEKHSHREGVGGREGDEGGGGGGGRGRGRRGRGAGRPLSSLSSAVLQNRKRAGALELRLRKRIKLERNKILHSKRKASSLDGRSAKLHCRRGHSRDDDDDDDDSASEEEEGEGRSHGGARRLSLHPRGSHGQRMRHPRGAGPGRRGLWRGSAHRVGRGGGLSSNSALRMRRGMGARGERGGRVRLRGGGRMQRRREETDDDDDDDDEDDDDEDEDEESEDGQRREGRVHRRRGRAEDDDDDEDDEEDSDERDLDAGEEELEEMTEDGDGEENQSDSDPDPPVLLVSDLSDDLLNGSYLTVTLQRPPKAKRDPGSIVPKLEAAVSARAPQAQGYVQRKSLQRPRHKNGSAGNGLAQARSARPHPRPHASPSPSSSQSSVSPTPPPPASSCSPPWLLSLPSFRDVGNEPGCEKEVWVSVFRYLTRAELCVCMTVCKSWYKWSCDKRLWTRIDLSRCRSVSPQALSGIIKRQPVTLDLSWTSISKKQLTWLINRLPGLKDLIVSGCSWSSISALSSPSCPLLRTLDLRWAEGVKDSQIRDLITPPGCDNRSKLRNMQSFRLAGLEISDSTLRLIIRHMPLLARLDLAHCRGITDQSVNLLTAVGSSTRNTLTEINLAGCNKLTDGCLLFLKRVSSLTLLDLRGCKGVTRRACESFISELSINALFCLSEDKLVQRIS; encoded by the exons ATGGAAGACGCCCGTCCTCGATACAGCAAGCGATTG GGTGTGGAATCGAATCTTGATGGTGTGCTAATGGACTGTACCATGGACCAAGGAGGGAGGGTGCCAATCATCACACGAAATGTGCAG CGGTCGGGCACGCGACGGCGCTACCAGGACGATGGCATTTCGGATGACGAAATTGAGGGGAAGAGGACCTTCGACCTGGAAGAGAAACTGACGAGTAGCAGGTTCAGCTCTGACCGGGTCAAGCGCATGGAGGGGAAAG ACTTCACGTTTGAGTACATCCAGAGGGGGGGGCTCAGAGACCCCATCATCTTTGAGAAGCCAGATGGACTGGGCATCAA GATGCCAGACCCAGACTTCAGTGTGAACGATGTCAAGGTGTTTGTAG GCAGTCGGAGGGTGATAGATGTGATGGATGTCACCACTCAGAAGGGGATAGAGATGTCAATGGCGCAGTGGAGGCGGTACTATGAGACTCCGCCTGCCCAGCGGGAGAAGCTCTACAACGTCATTAGCCTGGAGTTCAGCCACACCAAACTGGAGAACCTGGTCAAGAGGCCTGCATCG gtaGATATTATTGATTGGGTGGACAACATGTGGCCACGACACCTGAAGGAGCGTCAGAGAGACTCTACCAATGCCATCATCGATATGCAGTACCCCAAAGTACAGAA GTACTGTTTGATGAGCGTGCAGGGCTGCTACACAGACTTCCACGTTGATTTTGGGGGCACTTCTGTCTGGTACCACATTCTGCGGGGCGGCAAG GTGTTCTGGCTGATCCCACCCACGCCACAGAACCTGGAGCTGTATGAGAATTGGGTGTTGTCAGGGAAACAAGGTGACATCTTCCTTGGAGACAAGGCCACAGACTGTCAGAGGATCGAGCTAAAGCAGGGCTACACCTTTATGATCCCCTCAG GGTGGATCCATGCCGTCTACACTCCGGTGGACACGCTGGTGTTTGGGGGGAACTTCCTGCACAGCTTCAACATCCCCATGCAGCTTCACATCTCCAACATTGAGGACCGAACacgg gtcCCAGCCAAATTCCGCTACCCTTTTTACTACGAGATGTGCTGGTACGTCCTGGAGCGCTACCTGTACAGCCTGACCAACACCTCCCACCTCACCCCCGAGTTCCAGAAGTACTCCCTGGGCATCG GCTTGAAGCGAGAGCCCTCTTCCTGTCCAAGCAAAAAGCTGAATGGGCATATCaaggatgaggatgatgaggatgatgggGATGAagacgaagaggaggaagaagaggatgaggaagaggaggaagtggaAGAAGCTGCCTCCCCTCCTGCTAAGCcaggggtcaaagttcacctGACACCCTTTGAACTGGAGGGGCTGTGGAACCTTCTGGGGAAGCTGGAGTCTCTGCCGTCACACAAGAAGTGTGTCCCAGCAGGCATCCACAATGCACCAGCCCTACTGCACGACATACGg ACAATGCTGCAGGAGCATGCCAATGACAACCCTAAACTGTCCTACACTGGAATACCCATCATCAAGTGGCCAAAAAGG CCCTCGTGGTACcagccccctccgcccccccctccggtGGGCAGGCCCCGCCTCTCGAACACTGTGGTGGTGCCGCGGCCGGTGAAGCCGCCGTCCTCCATGTCGGtgctgcggcggcggcgcgtGCGCTGCAAGCGCTGTGAGGCCTGTCTGCGCACAGAGTGCGGCGACTGCAACTTCTGCAGGGACATGAAGAAGTTCGGAGGCCCCGGGAAACTCAAACAGACCTGCGTCCTGAGACAGTGCCTCGCT ccGGGTCTGCCCCTCTCAGCAgcctgtgaggtgtgtggggaggggaacCCGGAGCCGGGGGAGGCCACAGCGTTCTCCCACACGCTCATGGAGTGCTCCAACTGCGCACAGATCGCCCACCCCGGCTGCCTGAAG GTGCCTGGGGAGGGCGTGGTCAATAAGGACCTGCCCAGCTGCTGGGAGTGTCCCAAGTGTGTCCTGGGGAAAGAGTCCGAATCTGAG TCTTCGGGGAGTGATGATGACAGCGTGGCGTCAGCCAGTTCCCTGTCACCGCCGGCCCCACCCTCGGAGAAGCACTCCCAcagggagggggtagggggcagggagggggatgagggaggaggaggaggtgggggcagggggagggggcggcgtgGCAGGGGCGCAGGAcggcccctctcctctctctcgtcgGCGGTACTGCAGAACAGGAAGCGGGCGGGGGCCCTGGAGCTGCGGCTCAGGAAGAGG ataaaaTTGGAACGGAACAAGATTTTACATTCA AAGAGGAAGGCCTCTTCTCTGGATGGCCGCTCTGCCAAGCTCCACTGTCGCCGTGGACACAGCCgagacgacgacgacgacgatgaCGACTCGgccagtgaggaagaggagggtgaagGGAGGAGCCATGGGGGCGCGCGGAGGCTGTCCCTACACCCGCGGGGTAGCCACGGGCAGCGCATGCGCCACCcgcgaggggcggggcctgggaggcggggcctgtggagaggctccgcccaccgtGTGGGCCGAGGGGGCGGGCTGAGCTCAAACTCCGCCCTGAGAATGAGGCGGGGcatgggggcgaggggggagagggggggccgggtgcggctgaggggcgggggcaggaTGCAGCGACGCAGGGAGGAAActgacgacgatgatgatgacgacgatgaagatgatgacgatgaggatgaagatgaggagAGTGAGGATGGCCAGCGCAGGGAGGGCCGCGTGCACCGGCGGAGGGGCAGAGCCGAAGACGACGACGATGACgaggatgatgaagaggacAGTGACGAGCGGGACCTGGAtgcgggggaggaggagctggaggagatgaCGGAGGACGGAGACGGGGAGGAGAACCAGTCGGACTCGGACCCGGACCCCCCGGTGCTGCTGGTGTCGGACCTGAGCGACGACCTGCTGAACGGGTCCTACCTGACGGTGACGCTGCAGCGCCCCCCGAAGGCCAAGCGGGACCCCGGCTCCATCGTGCCCAAGCTGGAGGCGGCAGTGTCGGCGCGTGCCCCCCAGGCCCAGGGCTACGTGCAGCGCAAGTCCCTCCAGCGCCCCCGCCACAAGAACGGCAGCGCTGGCAACGGGCTGGCCCAGGCCCGCTCTGCAcggccccacccccgcccccacgcctccccctcgccctcctcctcccagtcCTCCGTCTCGCCCacgcccccgccgcccgcctcctcctgctccccaccctggctcctctccctgccctcctTTCGGGACGTGGGGAACGAGCCGGGCTGTGAAAAGGAGGTGTGGGTGTCGGTGTTCCGCTACCTGACCCGAGCCGAGCTCTGCGTCTGTATGACCGTGTGCAAGAGCTGGTACAAGTG GAGCTGTGATAAGCGTCTGTGGACCCGGATCGATCTGAGTCGCTGCCGGTCGGTCAGCCCCCAGGCCCTGTCAGGGATCATCAAGCGTCAGCCCGTCACCCTGGACCTGTCCTGGACCTCCATCTCCAAGAAACAGCTCACCTGGCTCATCAACCGTCTCCCTG GCCTGAAGGACCTGATAGTTTCGGGGTGCTCCTGGTCCTCCATCTCGGCTCTCAGTTCCCCCAGCTGTCCCCTCCTGCGCACCCTGGACCTGCGCTGGGCCGAGGGGGTGAAGGACAGCCAGATCCGGGACCTCATCACCCCTCCAG GCTGTGATAACCGCAGTAAGCTGCGGAACATGCAGTCGTTCCGGCTGGCAGGTTTGGAGATCAGCGACTCCACGCTGCGGCTGATCATTAGGCACATGCCCCTGCTGGCACGGCTGGACCTGGCGCACTGCCGCGGCATCACCGACCAGTCCGTCAACCTGCTGACCGCCGTGGGCTCCTCCACTCGCAACACACTCACTGAGATCAACCTGGCCg gctGCAATAAGCTGACAGACGGCTGCCTGCTCTTCCTGAAGCGCGTGTCGAGTCTGACGCTGCTGGACCTGCGGGGCTGTAAGGGCGTGACGCGGCGGGCCTGCGAGAGCTTCATCTCCGAGCTGTCCATCAACGCCCTCTTCTGCCTGTCCGAGGACAAGCTGGTCCAGAGAATATCCTAG